Below is a genomic region from Elusimicrobiota bacterium.
GGGGCCGGCCGACTTTTACGTCGAAGTTGAGAACCGCGCGGCGCTGGACCGCCTGGTGACCTGGGCCGCCGACCACGGCGTTCCTCTTTGGCCCATCGGGCAAGGGTCCAATTTACTGGTGGGCGACCGGGGCGTGCGCGGGGTGGTCACGCGCCTCCGGGGGGAATTCGAAACGTTCCATTTTGAAGAGGACGGGCGCATCAACGCGGGCGCGGGGGTCCTTTTGCCCCAACTGTCCCGGGCCTGCGCCGAACGGGGACTGACCGGGGCCGAACCCTTCGCCGGAATTCCCGGGACGCTCGGGGGGGGACTCATGACCAACGCGGGCACCCCGGAAGGCGATTTGGGCTCGCTGGTGGAAGAGGTTCTGACCCTGGACGCGGACGGCCGCGAACGCCTCTTGACCAAGAAGGATCTGCGCTTCGGCTACCGCCGGTCCAATCTGACGGACCACTGGGTCCTCTCCGCCCGCCTCAAATTGCGACCCGGGGACAGAAATGATATCCTCGCTTCCGTCGAGAAACAGCTGAAACGCCGGGCCGAACGACAACCGCTGGGCACCAAAAATTGCGGCTCCGTTTTCAAAAATCCTCCCGGGGACCACGCCGCCCGCCTCATCGAGGCCGCGGGCCTTAAGGGAACGCGGGTGGGCGATGCGCGGATCTCTCCGAAACACGCCAATTTTATCGAAAACCTCGGCCGCGCCTCGGCCGGCGATGTGCACGCCCTCTTGGCCCTCGTTCAAAAAACCGTCCGGGAAAAATGCGGCGTCGACCTCGAACTGGAAGTTTGGCCCGTCGGGGATTGACGCGTGACCCCGTCGATCCCGGCCGCTCTCCGGCGCCGGCGAATCGCGCTCCTGATGGGGGGGCGCTCCGCCGAACGCGCGATTTCCCTTAA
It encodes:
- the murB gene encoding UDP-N-acetylmuramate dehydrogenase, translating into MTGGASALLSDLRRLFPSAKGAEPLSRHTTWGIGGPADFYVEVENRAALDRLVTWAADHGVPLWPIGQGSNLLVGDRGVRGVVTRLRGEFETFHFEEDGRINAGAGVLLPQLSRACAERGLTGAEPFAGIPGTLGGGLMTNAGTPEGDLGSLVEEVLTLDADGRERLLTKKDLRFGYRRSNLTDHWVLSARLKLRPGDRNDILASVEKQLKRRAERQPLGTKNCGSVFKNPPGDHAARLIEAAGLKGTRVGDARISPKHANFIENLGRASAGDVHALLALVQKTVREKCGVDLELEVWPVGD